The Dunckerocampus dactyliophorus isolate RoL2022-P2 chromosome 1, RoL_Ddac_1.1, whole genome shotgun sequence genome has a segment encoding these proteins:
- the LOC129171304 gene encoding transcription elongation factor A N-terminal and central domain-containing protein-like isoform X1: MHADEISRCALRLEKLHADQSYADILTLVGELDKTDVTAEHLEDISNVLFKILKGCFDGGVRKAVRCLLSKWRRRYRKRKRLTMDPAGAKGVDEGDPHSCNSSPPPLEGTSVRAKCVQLLVSALSPEPCDLGKATVLAAEVERHIHRLHARNQVKYKARVRSKVANLKNPKSGHLRRGLLGGSLAPEVFARMSAEEMACDELRRLRREYSSRGVSERQLPRGEEGTETRKIHCERCGRSNCRVTQVNRGALFLPAWVRRGGPDDDAMTFVTCGGCGRQWYHSRWVCL, from the coding sequence ATGCACGCAGACGAAATCTCCCGCTGTGCTTTGCGGCTTGAGAAACTGCACGCAGACCAAAGCTACGCCGACATCTTAACTCTCGTCGGCGAGCTTGACAAGACTGACGTCACTGCAGAGCACCTGGAGGACATCAGCAACGTTCTTTTCAAGATTCTCAAAGGATGCTTTGATGGAGGTGTGAGGAAGGCGGTGAGATGTTTGCTGTCCAAGTGGAGGAGGCGGTACAGGAAGAGGAAGCGCCTAACAATGGATCCTGCAGGTGCCAAGGGTGTGGATGAAGGAGATCCCCACTCATGTaactcctctcctcctcctctagaAGGAACCTCTGTAAGGGCCAAATGTGTTCAGCTCCTCGTCTCCGCCCTCAGCCCCGAACCATGTGACCTGGGCAAGGCCACGGTGCTGGCGGCAGAGGTCGAGCGGCACATCCACCGCCTCCACGCACGCAACCAGGTCAAATACAAAGCCCGCGTGAGGAGCAAAGTGGCCAACCTAAAGAACCCTAAAAGCGGCCACCTTCGCCGCGGCCTCTTGGGTGGCTCCTTGGCGCCCGAGGTTTTTGCCCGCATGTCGGCCGAGGAGATGGCCTGTGACGAGCTGCGGCGGCTGAGGAGGGAGTACTCGTCCCGTGGCGTGAGCGAGAGGCAGCTACCGCGTGGGGAGGAAGGGACGGAGACGCGGAAGATCCACTGTGAGCGGTGCGGCCGTTCAAACTGCAGGGTGACACAGGTGAACCGGGGGGCACTCTTCCTGCCGGCGTGGGTGCGGCGCGGAGGCCCTGATGATGACGCGATGACCTTTGTGACGTGCGGCGGGTGCGGGCGGCAGTGGTACCACAGTCGCTGGGTCTGCCTCTGA